One window of Chlamydiota bacterium genomic DNA carries:
- a CDS encoding DUF433 domain-containing protein gives MTIFNRITFDSEIMGGRACIRGMRIPVSVVVGQIAHGATTEEILSDYPDLAREDIQQALEYAAWLTQEQIHAI, from the coding sequence ATGACGATATTCAACCGAATAACATTTGATTCCGAGATAATGGGAGGAAGGGCTTGTATCCGTGGGATGCGCATTCCCGTCTCAGTGGTTGTGGGACAGATAGCACACGGTGCAACTACTGAAGAGATTCTTTCCGACTACCCTGATCTGGCACGTGAGGATATTCAGCAAGCTTTGGAATATGCGGCCTGGCTGACTCAAGAACAAATTCATGCAATATAA
- a CDS encoding DUF5615 family PIN-like protein, with the protein MKFLADMGVSWRVIDWLRSQGHDAKHLHEEGLQKLSDKDIFSKGASEGRIILTFDLDFGEIAAFSTAANVCTIVFRLHNTITPHVIDRLASVLSDCSQELQTGSIIIVEELRHRIRHLPIGRF; encoded by the coding sequence ATGAAATTTCTAGCCGACATGGGAGTCTCTTGGCGTGTTATCGATTGGCTTCGCTCTCAGGGCCATGATGCGAAACATTTGCACGAAGAGGGACTGCAAAAATTATCAGACAAGGACATTTTTTCCAAAGGAGCTTCAGAAGGAAGAATTATTCTGACTTTCGATTTAGACTTTGGAGAAATAGCGGCCTTCTCAACAGCAGCTAATGTCTGTACCATTGTATTTCGCTTGCACAATACGATTACCCCTCATGTGATTGACCGACTGGCTTCGGTGCTGTCCGATTGTTCCCAAGAGCTACAAACCGGATCCATCATTATTGTGGAAGAGCTTCGGCACCGGATAAGACATCTTCCTATTGGCCGCTTTTGA
- a CDS encoding HAMP domain-containing protein — MKISLKIIISVVLALVIVMAIGAYLMSQSQARFFTHQMKQEADIIADALEHTLVKVSTDDFRNKEYMQQITEELGKTVGVGQIEVYDLNKVVIADTDREEIGEETTGEDAADVMKVIETGEPVTGTEMKEGKEVYTKCFPIYVEKELVGVAEVTMDLEAIEKELTIKEQAEILSTIVQLNLQKIMADKNNNASYLQMLTENLGKQAGVDQVEIYDTTRKIIADTDRDELGTIAGYEDVKEVLETGKSYAGFEIMEGKEVYSKTLPIYTKSGQKEEISVVEVAMSVPYIQGLIASARNGIILLAVFIVLAISVLIIFLLRKSVISPILNLAGVTRMIAGGDLTKRAEVKAKDEIGDLAFSFNQMTDEIQKRNEELQTMNEELRQTNEELETSNEELQQTTEELETSNEELRTTQEELVQKEKLAAVGQLAAGVGHELRNPLGVIKNAVYYIKSKVGEEDPKLAKHLGIVEREIANSNKIISDLLGFSRTRKPELIPIDVNEVVEESIAVANVQENVKVIKNLLPSLPKSSADRDQLRQVFLNIILNACQAMPQGGELKISSRLNKAGLKGKDCLEIEFADAGTGIAPEDIKKLFDPFFTTKAKGIGLGLAVSKGIIEKHEGDIEVKSELHKGTTFIVKLGV, encoded by the coding sequence ATGAAGATTTCATTAAAGATTATTATCAGTGTCGTTTTGGCATTGGTTATAGTTATGGCGATAGGCGCCTATCTCATGAGCCAGAGCCAGGCAAGATTCTTCACCCATCAGATGAAACAGGAAGCAGATATTATTGCTGATGCCCTGGAGCATACATTGGTCAAGGTCTCTACAGATGACTTTAGGAATAAGGAGTATATGCAACAGATTACTGAAGAATTAGGCAAGACTGTTGGGGTGGGCCAGATTGAGGTCTATGATTTAAATAAGGTTGTTATTGCAGATACAGATAGAGAAGAGATTGGTGAAGAGACTACTGGAGAGGATGCCGCAGATGTGATGAAGGTGATAGAAACTGGAGAGCCAGTAACTGGTACAGAGATGAAGGAAGGAAAAGAGGTTTATACCAAATGCTTCCCAATATATGTAGAGAAGGAACTTGTAGGGGTAGCTGAGGTAACGATGGACCTAGAGGCGATAGAAAAAGAACTTACTATTAAGGAGCAGGCAGAGATTTTATCTACCATTGTGCAGTTAAATCTGCAAAAGATTATGGCTGATAAAAATAATAATGCTAGTTATCTTCAGATGCTAACAGAAAATCTGGGGAAGCAGGCAGGGGTAGATCAGGTAGAGATATATGACACTACTAGAAAAATAATTGCTGATACAGATAGGGATGAGTTGGGTACGATTGCAGGGTATGAAGATGTAAAGGAAGTACTTGAAACAGGTAAGAGCTATGCGGGCTTTGAAATAATGGAGGGTAAAGAGGTTTATAGTAAGACACTTCCTATTTATACGAAATCGGGCCAGAAGGAAGAAATATCCGTAGTAGAGGTAGCCATGTCCGTTCCTTACATCCAGGGCCTGATTGCTTCTGCCAGAAATGGAATAATCTTACTCGCTGTATTCATCGTTCTTGCTATAAGTGTGCTCATTATTTTCTTATTAAGAAAAAGCGTCATTTCGCCCATTTTAAATTTGGCTGGGGTGACCAGGATGATTGCAGGTGGAGACTTGACTAAACGTGCAGAGGTTAAGGCAAAGGATGAAATTGGGGATTTAGCTTTTTCATTTAATCAGATGACTGATGAGATTCAGAAGAGAAACGAAGAGCTCCAAACAATGAATGAAGAGCTGCGGCAAACTAATGAAGAGCTAGAAACTTCCAACGAAGAACTACAGCAGACTACAGAGGAATTAGAGACTTCAAATGAGGAGCTTCGGACAACACAGGAGGAATTGGTTCAGAAAGAGAAATTAGCCGCCGTGGGTCAGCTTGCGGCAGGTGTGGGCCATGAACTGAGAAATCCATTGGGGGTCATTAAGAATGCCGTTTATTATATTAAGAGTAAGGTTGGAGAGGAAGACCCCAAGCTGGCCAAGCATCTGGGGATTGTTGAAAGAGAGATTGCTAATTCCAATAAGATTATTTCCGATCTATTGGGTTTCTCCAGGACACGTAAACCTGAGTTAATACCGATAGATGTGAATGAGGTTGTAGAAGAATCCATTGCTGTAGCCAATGTGCAGGAAAATGTGAAGGTGATTAAAAATCTTCTTCCAAGTTTGCCTAAATCATCAGCGGATAGAGATCAACTGAGGCAGGTGTTTTTAAATATCATTCTGAATGCTTGTCAGGCTATGCCCCAGGGAGGAGAGTTAAAAATATCTTCTAGGCTCAATAAGGCCGGACTGAAAGGAAAAGATTGCCTGGAGATTGAATTTGCCGATGCCGGAACGGGTATTGCTCCTGAAGATATCAAAAAACTCTTTGATCCGTTTTTCACCACCAAGGCCAAGGGTATTGGACTGGGTCTAGCCGTAAGTAAGGGCATTATAGAAAAACACGAGGGGGATATTGAGGTAAAGAGCGAACTTCATAAGGGGACAACCTTCATAGTTAAATTGGGGGTGTGA